In Stieleria varia, one genomic interval encodes:
- a CDS encoding phosphoenolpyruvate hydrolase family protein, with amino-acid sequence MPNPWTGKGNPYTRNEVIARLHATLDRGESILAAGAGIGISAKFLEKGGADLIIIYNSGRFRMSGHGSTAGLMAYSDANAVAMEIGEYEVLPVVEETPVICGVHASDPMRRMWHWLGKVKEMGFSGVNNFPTHSIVDGHFRQVLEETGMSFQHEVDMVGLARQMDLFTIVYVAKPEEAEAMAKAGADAIIAHVGTTIGGSIGVTDATCTLEEAAKRTQEVCDAAKSVRDDVFLLSHGGPICGPTDAAYINQHTDAVGFVGASSLERMAFEQSLLKLTQEFKRIPPR; translated from the coding sequence CTACACTCGCAACGAAGTCATTGCGAGGCTCCACGCGACACTCGATCGCGGCGAATCGATTCTTGCCGCCGGTGCCGGCATTGGAATCAGCGCCAAGTTTCTCGAGAAAGGCGGCGCGGACCTGATCATCATCTACAACTCGGGGCGATTTCGCATGTCGGGACACGGCAGCACCGCGGGATTGATGGCCTACAGCGACGCCAACGCGGTGGCGATGGAAATCGGAGAATACGAAGTCCTGCCGGTGGTGGAGGAAACACCCGTCATCTGCGGCGTTCACGCTTCGGACCCGATGAGGCGGATGTGGCATTGGTTGGGCAAGGTCAAGGAGATGGGGTTTTCCGGCGTCAATAACTTCCCCACACACTCGATCGTGGATGGGCATTTTCGACAGGTGCTTGAGGAAACCGGAATGAGTTTTCAACACGAAGTCGACATGGTGGGTTTGGCTCGACAGATGGATCTGTTCACCATCGTTTACGTGGCCAAACCCGAGGAAGCAGAAGCGATGGCCAAGGCCGGTGCCGATGCCATCATCGCGCACGTGGGAACGACGATCGGCGGCAGCATCGGCGTGACGGATGCCACGTGCACGCTGGAGGAAGCAGCGAAGCGAACCCAGGAAGTATGTGACGCGGCGAAGTCGGTCCGCGACGACGTATTCCTGTTGTCTCACGGCGGACCAATTTGCGGTCCCACCGACGCAGCCTACATCAACCAGCACACCGACGCGGTCGGCTTCGTCGGCGCCAGCAGCCTGGAACGCATGGCGTTTGAGCAATCGTTGCTGAAGTTGACTCAGGAGTTCAAGAGAATCCCGCCAAGGTAA
- a CDS encoding DUF4832 domain-containing protein, protein MHETMAESVQEEPVWRETMRGIRQRMRSFLQVLRKRDPVGEFAMGWLVWEFWRIPLRVGVRGGLFAILALWVGAASAQDLTEEQRAAVNRELAAGIVTVVPAAADGAVDNPLKGWCVYTDAGKIHQPYSMIFSYASWKELEPNQGDYRFEDWQKQWDVPQGAGKHVVLRVYADYPNKPSGMPDWLIGQGVKMTPYTQYGGGLSPDYNDPKMVAAMERLISAMGRRFNDDHRVAFIQLGLLGHWGEWHTFPRTELDADDTPRRRVIAAYRNAFPDKQLMVRTANGHAGTQDWIGFHDDMFPEDTDNGEDWSFLATIRRAGRDQNWRNHVIGGEMVPGKADQWLLDRFATTRQMVQRSHFSWVGPYGPALVDPKSLGDRANLFAQHSETLVREMGYDFQLTAIRHLKSIELDKPTPIAIKVRNRGVAPFYYPWPVTIALIDAQGNVATSVKSPWDIRSWQPDSDIIEKASISFSQVPVGEYQLALGIVDPWQNKPKIRFANDLEYRDGWTVVSTVRIE, encoded by the coding sequence ATGCACGAGACAATGGCGGAAAGTGTCCAGGAAGAGCCCGTTTGGAGAGAAACGATGCGCGGAATCCGTCAAAGAATGCGAAGTTTTTTGCAGGTGCTGAGAAAGAGAGATCCAGTGGGTGAGTTTGCGATGGGTTGGTTGGTGTGGGAATTCTGGCGAATCCCGTTGCGGGTTGGGGTACGGGGTGGGTTGTTTGCAATCTTGGCTTTGTGGGTGGGGGCCGCCAGCGCTCAGGATTTGACCGAAGAGCAGCGTGCTGCGGTCAATCGAGAACTCGCCGCGGGCATCGTCACCGTTGTTCCCGCAGCGGCGGATGGCGCGGTCGACAATCCGCTCAAGGGTTGGTGTGTCTACACGGATGCCGGAAAAATTCATCAGCCCTATTCGATGATCTTTTCCTACGCCAGTTGGAAAGAACTGGAACCGAATCAGGGTGACTATCGGTTCGAAGATTGGCAGAAGCAGTGGGACGTTCCACAGGGTGCAGGCAAGCATGTCGTGTTGCGAGTGTATGCGGACTATCCGAACAAGCCCAGCGGCATGCCGGACTGGTTGATCGGTCAAGGCGTCAAAATGACCCCGTACACACAGTACGGTGGTGGGCTTTCGCCGGACTACAACGATCCCAAAATGGTCGCGGCTATGGAACGTTTGATCTCCGCGATGGGCAGGCGATTCAACGATGATCACCGCGTGGCCTTTATCCAACTCGGTCTGCTGGGGCATTGGGGCGAGTGGCACACCTTTCCGAGAACAGAGTTGGATGCCGACGATACGCCCCGACGCAGAGTGATTGCTGCATACCGCAATGCTTTTCCGGACAAGCAACTGATGGTTCGAACCGCGAATGGTCATGCGGGGACCCAAGATTGGATCGGGTTCCATGACGACATGTTTCCCGAAGACACGGACAACGGCGAGGACTGGAGTTTTCTGGCGACGATCCGTCGTGCCGGTCGCGACCAGAACTGGCGAAACCATGTGATCGGCGGCGAGATGGTGCCCGGGAAAGCCGACCAATGGTTGCTTGATCGGTTCGCGACGACGAGACAAATGGTGCAGCGTTCCCATTTCTCTTGGGTCGGCCCCTACGGACCGGCCCTCGTTGATCCAAAGTCGCTGGGCGATCGGGCGAACCTGTTCGCGCAGCACAGCGAGACCCTGGTTCGCGAGATGGGCTACGACTTTCAATTGACCGCCATACGGCATCTCAAATCGATCGAGCTGGACAAGCCGACGCCGATCGCCATCAAAGTTCGCAATCGGGGGGTCGCACCGTTTTATTATCCGTGGCCGGTGACGATCGCTCTGATCGATGCCCAGGGCAATGTCGCAACGAGTGTCAAATCTCCATGGGACATTCGATCCTGGCAGCCCGACAGCGACATCATCGAAAAGGCATCGATCTCGTTTTCGCAAGTGCCTGTGGGTGAATACCAACTCGCGTTGGGGATCGTTGATCCATGGCAAAACAAACCGAAGATTCGTTTTGCCAACGATCTGGAGTATCGAGATGGTTGGACCGTTGTTTCGACGGTCCGGATCGAGTGA
- a CDS encoding glutamine synthetase beta-grasp domain-containing protein → MTKCKLEYIWLDGYQPTQSLRSKTKIVKDFSGKVEDAPMWCFDGSSTEQAPGGSSDCLLKPVFCTVDPDRKGTGFLVMCEVLNADGTPHRTNGRATIMEDDDDFWFGFEQEYTIWDPETNRPIGFPTDGYPAPQGPYYCSVGSGKAVGREIVEEHLEICLEAGLNVEGINAEVMMGQWEFQIFSKGAKDAGDQIWVARYILERTAEKYGMSINLHCKPVKGDWNGSGMHANFSNNTLRTCGSKETYEQICQAFEPRIKEHIDVYGADNDQRLTGLHETQSIDKFSYGVSDRGASIRIPIGTVENGWKGWLEDRRPASNADPYMVASAIIATVKTVPVPAGV, encoded by the coding sequence ATGACCAAGTGCAAGTTGGAATACATCTGGTTGGATGGCTATCAGCCCACTCAAAGCCTGCGAAGCAAGACGAAGATCGTCAAAGACTTCAGCGGAAAAGTGGAAGACGCACCGATGTGGTGCTTTGACGGCTCGTCCACCGAACAAGCTCCCGGTGGTTCATCGGACTGTCTGCTCAAACCCGTTTTCTGCACCGTGGACCCCGACCGCAAGGGCACCGGTTTCCTGGTGATGTGCGAAGTCCTCAACGCCGATGGCACACCGCACCGAACCAACGGTCGCGCCACCATCATGGAAGACGACGACGATTTTTGGTTCGGTTTCGAGCAAGAATACACCATCTGGGATCCCGAAACCAATCGCCCCATCGGTTTCCCCACCGACGGCTACCCCGCTCCTCAAGGACCCTACTACTGCAGCGTCGGATCCGGCAAAGCAGTCGGACGTGAGATCGTCGAGGAGCACTTGGAAATCTGCTTGGAAGCCGGCCTGAATGTCGAAGGCATCAACGCCGAGGTCATGATGGGGCAGTGGGAATTCCAGATCTTCAGCAAAGGCGCCAAAGACGCCGGCGACCAAATCTGGGTCGCCCGCTATATCCTGGAGCGTACCGCTGAAAAGTACGGCATGTCGATCAACTTGCACTGCAAACCGGTCAAAGGTGACTGGAACGGCAGCGGCATGCACGCCAACTTCTCCAACAACACCTTGCGCACCTGTGGCAGCAAGGAAACGTACGAGCAGATCTGCCAAGCCTTTGAGCCTCGTATCAAAGAACACATCGACGTTTACGGTGCCGACAACGATCAGCGTCTGACCGGTCTGCACGAAACACAGTCGATCGACAAGTTCAGCTACGGCGTCTCGGACCGTGGTGCTTCGATCCGTATCCCGATCGGTACCGTCGAAAACGGATGGAAGGGCTGGCTGGAAGACCGTCGCCCCGCCTCCAACGCCGACCCGTACATGGTCGCCAGCGCTATCATCGCCACCGTCAAAACGGTTCCCGTTCCCGCTGGCGTCTGA
- a CDS encoding ThuA domain-containing protein, with product MNRLRSLVIAVSLTLLAVASVNGQDKLKALIIDGQNNHTVWPKSTMMMKSYLEDSGRFTVDIQRTKYTWKGGELLKEFPLSDGKSYEDLPEPKADPDFHPKFSNYDVVISNFGWKAAPWPEQTQKDFVDYVKSGGGFVVIHAADNSFGNWDEFNQMIALGGWDGRNEKSGPYVYLDESGKQVRDDSPGAGGSHGPAHPYPIIIRDADHPITKGVPRVWMHTQDELYQKLRGPASNMTILATAYADPDKRGTGHHEPMIMTIDYGNGRIFHTPMGHDTGSFECVGFITVLLRGTEWAATGKVTLTDIPKDFPSDTEPSSREYQAAAASN from the coding sequence ATGAACCGACTCCGATCCCTCGTCATCGCTGTTTCGCTAACCTTGCTCGCGGTCGCCAGCGTCAACGGTCAAGACAAACTCAAGGCATTGATCATCGATGGCCAGAACAATCATACCGTTTGGCCCAAGTCCACGATGATGATGAAATCCTACCTGGAGGACTCCGGTCGATTCACCGTTGATATTCAACGCACGAAGTACACGTGGAAGGGCGGCGAGTTGCTCAAGGAATTTCCTCTCTCAGACGGCAAGTCTTACGAAGACCTGCCTGAACCCAAAGCTGATCCAGATTTCCACCCGAAATTTTCCAACTACGACGTCGTCATCAGCAACTTCGGCTGGAAAGCAGCACCTTGGCCCGAGCAAACGCAGAAGGATTTCGTGGACTACGTCAAATCCGGCGGCGGTTTTGTCGTCATCCATGCCGCCGACAACTCTTTTGGCAACTGGGATGAGTTCAACCAGATGATCGCATTGGGTGGATGGGACGGACGCAATGAAAAATCGGGACCGTACGTTTACCTCGACGAATCGGGCAAACAAGTTCGCGATGACTCGCCCGGCGCGGGCGGATCACATGGACCGGCACACCCCTATCCCATCATCATTCGTGACGCCGACCACCCGATCACCAAAGGCGTCCCTCGCGTTTGGATGCACACTCAAGATGAGTTGTATCAAAAGCTTCGCGGACCAGCATCCAACATGACGATCCTGGCGACCGCGTACGCGGACCCCGACAAAAGAGGAACGGGACACCATGAACCGATGATCATGACGATCGACTATGGCAATGGGCGAATCTTTCACACGCCCATGGGTCACGACACGGGCTCCTTTGAGTGCGTCGGCTTCATCACCGTCCTGCTTCGTGGAACCGAATGGGCGGCAACGGGCAAAGTCACCCTGACTGACATCCCAAAGGATTTCCCCTCGGATACCGAACCCAGTAGCCGAGAGTATCAAGCCGCGGCCGCCTCGAACTAA